A single window of Vigna unguiculata cultivar IT97K-499-35 chromosome 1, ASM411807v1, whole genome shotgun sequence DNA harbors:
- the LOC114177112 gene encoding calcium-transporting ATPase 12, plasma membrane-type-like has product MSNQNLKYDGTSFLIDITSTVNYTINIAKKRWRFAYTAIYSRRVMLALAKEVISKRNTNTNNYSKLFQTQSSNCSSTLDIIESLIPQHGTNHHPLVPDVDKVRITSMVKDKNLSAFTEFGGVEGVANILGTIPAKGITGSHDDVAKRIQVFGSNTYQRPPPKFFLSFVVEAFNDTTILILLVCAGLSLGFGIKEHGPGEGWYEGGSIFVAVFLVVVVTALSNIRQERQFDKLSKISNNIKVEVVRNGRPQQISIFDVVVGDVASLKIGDQIPADGLFLSGHCLLVDESSMTGESDHVEIEPSRSPFLLSGAKVVDGYAQMLVTSVGTNTAWGEMMSSISRDTKERTPLQARLDKLTSSIGKVGLTVAFLVLVVLLIRYFTGNSQDKNGNTEFLGSKTDVNDIFNAVVRIVAAAVTIVVVAIPEGLPLAVTLTLAYSMKRMMADQAMVRKLSACETMGSATVICTDKTGTLTLNQMRVTKFWLGLQNVAEKYSNAMAPKVLELFQQGVGLNTTGSIYKHSSTSEPEISGSPTEKAILLWAVSDLGMDMDELKRTYEVLHVETFNSEKKRSGVAIRKETNNTVHVHWKGAAEIILAMCSNYIDNDGIEKSLDGERSKLENIIEGMAASSLRCIAFAYMQISEDIDYNDKEKADKILRKDGLTLLGIVGLKDPCRPDVKKAVETCKHAGVSIKMITGDNIFTAKAIAAECGILDFDGHVSAGEVVEGVEFRNYSEEERMEKVEKIRVMARSSPLDKHLMVQCLKKKGHVVAVTGDGTNDAPALKEADIGLSMGIQGTEVAKESSDIVILDDNFSSVATVLRWGRCVYNNIQKFIQFQLTVNVAALVINFIAAVSSGDVPLTTVQLLWVNLIMDTLGALALATERPTKELMEKKPVGRTEPLITSIMWRNLLAQALYQIAVLLVLQFNGKSIFNVREEVKDTLIFNTFVLCQVFNEFNSRSMEKLNVFRGLHRNHLFLGIVGITLVLQVVMVELLRKFADTERLTWEQWGICIGIAAVSWPIAWITKLIPVSDKPFFSQG; this is encoded by the exons ATGAGCAACCAAAATCTTAAATATGATGGCACCTCATTCCTCATTGACATAACCTCCACTGTTAATTACACCATCAACATAGCCAAAAAGAGATGGCGTTTTGCTTACACAGCAATTTATTCTAGGCGAGTCATGCTTGCCTTGGCCAAAGAAGTCATATCTAAGAGAAATACCAACACCAATAATTACTCTAAGCTCTTCCAAACCCAATCTTCAAATTGCAGCAGTACTCTTGACATCATTGAGTCCCTGATTCCGCAACATGGGACCAATCATCATCCTTTGGTTCCTGATGTTGACAAGGTCAGGATTACCAGTATGGTCAAGGACAAAAATTTGTCAGCCTTTACAGAGTTTGGAGGAGTTGAAGGTGTTGCAAACATTCTTGGAACCATTCCGGCAAAGGGAATCACTGGCAGCCATGATGATGTTGCCAAACGTATTCAGGTATTTGGTTCAAACACTTATCAGAGGCCACCGCCTAAGTTTTTCCTGAGCTTTGTAGTGGAAGCTTTCAATGACACTACTATTTTGATCCTTCTTGTTTGCGCCGGTCTCTCCCTTGGTTTTGGTATAAAAGAACATGGCCCGGGGGAAGGCTGGTATGAAGGAGGGAGTATATTTGTAGCAGTGTTTCTGGTGGTGGTTGTTACCGCACTCAGCAATATCAGACAAGAGAGACAGTTTGACAAATTGTCTAAGATAAGCAACAACATCAAGGTAGAAGTAGTGAGAAATGGAAGGCCACAGCAGATATCCATCTTTGATGTTGTTGTGGGAGATGTTGCATCCCTTAAGATTGGTGATCAGATTCCAGCTGATGGATTGTTCTTGAGTGGCCATTGTTTGCTAGTGGATGAATCAAGTATGACAGGTGAGAGCGACCATGTAGAAATTGAGCCTTCAAGAAGCCCCTTCTTGCTGTCTGGTGCAAAAGTGGTGGATGGATATGCTCAGATGCTAGTGACATCTGTGGGAACCAACACAGCATGGGGTGAAATGATGAGCTCGATATCACGAGACACCAAGGAAAGGACACCATTACAGGCTCGCCTTGATAAGTTAACCTCCTCCATTGGAAAGGTAGGCCTCACAGTCGCTTTTCTTGTTCTTGTAGTCTTGTTAATTCGTTATTTCACTGGAAACTCACAAGATAAAAATGGGAACACTGAGTTCCTGGGGAGTAAAACTGATGTAAACGACATTTTCAATGCGGTTGTGAGGATTGTCGCTGCTGCAGTCACTATTGTGGTGGTGGCAATCCCAGAGGGTCTGCCATTGGCTGTCACTCTCACTCTTGCTTACTCAATGAAAAGAATGATGGCAGACCAAGCAATGGTGAGGAAACTTTCTGCTTGCGAAACCATGGGATCAGCTACAGTTATTTGCACGGATAAAACTGGTACCTTAACCTTGAATCAAATGAGAGTCACCAAGTTTTGGCTTGGCCTGCAAAATGTAGCGGAAAAATATTCCAACGCAATGGCCCCTAAAGTTCTTGAATTATTCCAACAAGGAGTTGGCCTCAACACAACTGGAAGTATCTATAAACATTCATCAACATCCGAACCTGAAATTTCTGGCAGCCCAACAGAGAAAGCTATACTCTTGTGGGCCGTGTCAGATTTAGGCATGGACATGGATGAACTCAAGCGAACATACGAAGTTCTCCATGTTGAAACGTTTAACTCTGAAAAGAAACGAAGCGGCGTCGCAATAAGGAAGGAGACTAACAACACGGTTCACGTTCATTGGAAAGGTGCTGCAGAGATTATACTTGCAATGTGTTCAAATTATATTGACAATGACGGCATAGAGAAGTCCCTTGATGGAGAACGGAGTAAacttgaaaatataattgaaggcatGGCTGCTAGCAGCCTTAGATGTATCGCTTTTGCATACATGCAGATTTCAGAAGATATCGATTATAACGATAAGGAGAAAGCAGATAAAATCCTTAGAAAAGATGGCTTGACCTTGCTAGGTATTGTTGGCCTCAAGGATCCATGCCGACCCGACGTCAAGAAGGCTGTGGAAACCTGTAAACACGCAGGAGTTAGTATCAAGATGATCACAGGTGATAACATATTCACTGCAAAAGCAATAGCAGCAGAATGCGGAATATTAGACTTTGATGGCCATGTGAGCGCGGGAGAAGTGGTGGAGGGTGTGGAATTCAGGAATTATTCAGAAGAAGAGAGAATGGAGAAAGTAGAGAAGATCCGCGTGATGGCAAGATCATCCCCTTTGGACAAACATTTGATGGTGCAGTGCTTGAAAAAGAAAGGTCATGTTGTTGCAGTGACAGGAGATGGCACAAATGATGCACCTGCTCTGAAAGAAGCTGACATTGGACTTTCTATGGGGATCCAAGGAACTGAAGTTGCCAAGGAGAGTTCCGACATTGTCATCTTAGATGACAACTTCAGTTCTGTTGCCACTGTTTTAAGGTGGGGGCGATGTGTTTACAACAACATCCAAAAATTCATCCAGTTTCAACTAACAGTGAATGTTGCAGCTCTAGTGATAAATTTTATTGCGGCAGTTTCTTCGGGAGATGTTCCCCTAACAACAGTTCAACTTTTATGGGTAAATCTGATCATGGATACGCTAGGAGCATTGGCACTGGCAACAGAAAGACCTACAAAGGAGTTAATGGAGAAAAAGCCAGTGGGTAGGACTGAGCCTCTTATTACTAGTATTATGTGGAGAAACCTTTTAGCTCAAGCTTTATATCAGATTGCAGTTCTCTTGGTTTTACAATTCAATGGAAAGTCAATCTTCAATGTTAGAGAGGAGGTAAAGGATActcttatttttaatacttttgttcTCTGCCAAGTATTCAACGAGTTCAACTCTAGAAGTATGGAGAAACTTAATGTATTCCGAGGCCTTCACAGAAACCATTTGTTTCTTGGAATTGTGGGGATCACCCTTGTTCTTCAAGTTGTGATGGTGGAACTTTTACGGAAGTTTGCTGATACAGAGAGATTAACATGGGAGCAATGGGGAATTTGTATTGGAATTGCAGCTGTGTCATGGCCGATTGCTTGGATTACAAAGCTCATACCAGTTTCAGATAAACCCTTCTTCAGCCAA GGATAA